In a genomic window of Nocardia fluminea:
- a CDS encoding serine hydrolase domain-containing protein translates to MFVATASLLVATGCATSSDSGGDATSASATAQAEPAYAATLRPVITQLMKDNVIPGAVVVVKSPKDGDWTETFGTRVIGADDPMSVDDYFRIASNTKTMTSTVILQLVQEGKLALEDPIAKYWPDVPNGDEITIAQLSEMRSGLYSYTFDLEFNAMLDSDPNKVWTPEELLAIAFSHPVDFAPGEKFDYSNTNIILLGLVIEKITKMSAAENFQQRIFEPLGLKHTSLPAATDHSIPDPHPQGYAFGTNVSTIDTFALPPEQQAAALAGTLQPSNATDASPSWTWTAGAAISTVDDVATYVRALVEGDLLDETMQRIRMDSIAPIDPAAPEVAGYGLGIVRFGLHLFGHDGQIPGYMTFMGHDPESDLTIVVATNLATVPSGEGSALVLVKGMLPTFYGSEAVPGSPAAPGTGSTTAPTSPAGPTTTGR, encoded by the coding sequence GTGTTTGTCGCGACCGCGAGTTTGCTCGTCGCCACGGGTTGCGCGACGTCATCGGATTCCGGCGGCGATGCCACCAGCGCATCGGCCACCGCGCAGGCCGAGCCCGCCTACGCCGCCACCCTCCGGCCCGTGATCACCCAGCTCATGAAGGACAACGTCATCCCCGGCGCCGTGGTGGTCGTCAAATCGCCGAAGGACGGCGACTGGACCGAGACATTCGGCACCCGCGTCATCGGTGCCGATGACCCCATGTCCGTGGACGACTACTTCCGCATCGCCAGCAACACCAAAACCATGACCTCGACGGTCATTCTGCAGTTGGTGCAGGAAGGCAAGCTCGCGCTCGAGGATCCGATTGCCAAATATTGGCCGGACGTGCCGAACGGGGACGAGATCACCATCGCTCAGCTCTCCGAAATGCGAAGTGGGCTCTACAGTTACACGTTCGACCTGGAATTCAATGCCATGCTCGACAGTGACCCGAACAAAGTGTGGACGCCAGAGGAGTTGCTCGCGATCGCCTTCTCCCATCCCGTCGATTTCGCGCCGGGGGAGAAATTCGATTACAGCAATACCAACATCATCCTGCTCGGCCTCGTCATCGAGAAGATCACGAAGATGTCGGCCGCCGAGAACTTCCAGCAGCGGATCTTCGAGCCCCTCGGGCTGAAGCACACCTCGCTGCCCGCGGCGACGGACCACTCGATCCCCGATCCGCACCCGCAGGGGTACGCGTTCGGCACCAATGTCTCCACCATCGACACCTTCGCCCTGCCGCCCGAGCAGCAGGCCGCCGCGCTCGCGGGCACCTTGCAGCCCAGCAACGCGACCGACGCGAGCCCGTCGTGGACCTGGACCGCGGGCGCCGCGATCTCGACCGTCGACGATGTGGCCACATATGTGCGGGCACTCGTCGAGGGCGACCTGCTGGACGAGACGATGCAGCGAATTCGCATGGACAGCATTGCGCCCATCGATCCGGCCGCGCCCGAGGTCGCCGGATACGGGCTCGGCATCGTCCGGTTCGGGTTGCATCTGTTCGGGCACGACGGCCAGATACCCGGGTACATGACCTTCATGGGCCATGACCCGGAATCGGACCTCACGATCGTGGTCGCCACGAACCTCGCGACGGTGCCCTCGGGTGAGGGGTCGGCGCTGGTCTTGGTCAAGGGCATGCTGCCGACCTTCTACGGCAGCGAAGCAGTGCCGGGCAGTCCGGCCGCGCCGGGCACCGGATCGACGACCGCGCCTACCAGCCCTGCCGGACCGACCACGACGGGCCGGTGA
- a CDS encoding pyridoxamine 5'-phosphate oxidase family protein, with the protein MGVKQRAAVQMSAEEIAQFLDRSRVITLATLDAAGKPHLTAMWFGYIDGKIYFETKAKSQKATNLRRNPTLTCMAEAGDTYDQLRGVSIEGTAHLIEDPADDEYWNAGIDVFRRYVGPYSEQARPLVESMMHKRIVVRVEPTRVRSWDHRKLGLPAMPLGGSTADVQP; encoded by the coding sequence GTGGGAGTCAAGCAGCGGGCCGCGGTGCAGATGAGCGCGGAGGAGATCGCGCAGTTTCTCGACCGCAGCAGGGTGATCACCTTGGCGACCCTCGATGCCGCGGGCAAACCGCACCTGACCGCGATGTGGTTCGGGTACATCGACGGCAAGATCTACTTCGAGACCAAGGCGAAGTCGCAGAAGGCTACCAACCTGCGCCGCAATCCGACTCTCACCTGCATGGCCGAGGCGGGCGATACCTACGACCAGTTGCGTGGCGTTTCGATCGAAGGAACAGCGCACCTGATCGAGGACCCCGCCGACGACGAGTACTGGAACGCGGGAATCGATGTCTTCCGCCGCTACGTCGGTCCGTACTCCGAGCAGGCTCGTCCGCTGGTCGAGTCCATGATGCACAAACGGATCGTGGTTCGGGTCGAGCCGACACGGGTTCGCTCGTGGGATCATCGCAAACTCGGTCTGCCCGCTATGCCGCTCGGCGGCAGTACAGCCGACGTTCAACCCTGA
- a CDS encoding alkaline phosphatase family protein, translating into MSRTHRILAFAALAAVPFAVAAPAPAAPIVNKVVVVGIDGTLWSEVSAADAPNLDRLAAQGTLAQTSIAPHTTMSCVSWATALTGVWDDKHGIQDNGSTCDAGPFAQYPTVFTQVERERPALSTASIGTWDTIGMIARTGNPRADRVTVTQVDPTGAGVCETTADADATAKVVSSITDDGTDLLFTHLDQVDIVGHTLRGIWPQAYRDAISRVDNLVGQITAAVDARAAAHSNERWTILVTTDHGHKPDGGHGGQSAYETASFVIARGAGFAAGTENNGYTLADITPTVLDLLDVSAPANLDGASMLTGGSGNPAAPAPNTPPVDSGITGSSSGSAQAAMVANPLCVLGSGSASGSSEK; encoded by the coding sequence ATGTCTCGCACTCACCGCATACTCGCGTTCGCGGCCCTGGCCGCTGTCCCCTTCGCCGTGGCAGCGCCGGCCCCCGCGGCTCCGATCGTGAACAAGGTGGTGGTCGTCGGTATCGACGGCACACTGTGGAGCGAGGTGTCGGCCGCCGATGCCCCCAACCTCGACCGTTTGGCCGCGCAAGGCACCCTGGCACAGACCTCCATCGCCCCGCACACCACCATGTCGTGCGTCTCGTGGGCAACGGCACTGACCGGCGTTTGGGACGACAAGCACGGGATTCAGGACAATGGATCCACCTGCGACGCAGGACCTTTCGCGCAGTATCCGACGGTGTTCACCCAGGTCGAGCGCGAGCGCCCGGCCTTGTCGACGGCCTCCATCGGGACCTGGGACACGATCGGCATGATCGCGCGCACCGGCAACCCGCGGGCCGACCGGGTGACCGTCACGCAGGTCGATCCCACCGGCGCCGGCGTCTGTGAGACCACCGCCGACGCCGACGCCACCGCGAAGGTCGTCTCATCGATCACCGACGACGGGACCGATCTGCTGTTCACGCACCTCGATCAGGTCGACATCGTGGGACACACGCTGCGCGGAATCTGGCCACAGGCGTATCGCGATGCCATCAGCCGCGTGGACAATCTCGTCGGACAGATCACCGCGGCGGTGGACGCGCGCGCGGCCGCGCATTCGAACGAGCGGTGGACGATTCTGGTCACCACCGACCACGGGCACAAGCCGGACGGGGGTCATGGTGGGCAAAGTGCCTACGAGACAGCCAGTTTCGTGATCGCGCGGGGAGCGGGGTTCGCCGCGGGAACGGAGAACAACGGGTACACCCTCGCCGACATCACGCCGACGGTTCTGGATCTGCTCGATGTTTCCGCGCCCGCGAATCTCGACGGTGCGTCGATGCTGACGGGTGGCTCGGGAAACCCGGCGGCACCGGCGCCGAACACACCACCGGTCGACTCCGGGATCACCGGTTCGTCGTCCGGTTCGGCGCAGGCGGCCATGGTGGCGAATCCGTTGTGCGTCCTGGGGAGTGGGTCGGCGAGCGGTTCTTCCGAGAAATGA
- a CDS encoding hemerythrin domain-containing protein has translation MSTDAIVILRDDHKEIRKLFREFEKAGHDAHATKGRLVKKIIEALTVHTYLENECMYPEVRELLPDLEDDILESYEEHHVADVLVMELAAMKPDDERFTAKTTVLIENVDHHIDEEEQEWFPKVREELGRKRLQEIGARMIELRKKAPTAPQQPGALKKAVHAMTA, from the coding sequence ATGTCCACTGATGCGATTGTGATCCTGCGCGACGATCACAAGGAGATACGGAAACTGTTCCGGGAGTTCGAGAAGGCGGGGCATGACGCACACGCCACCAAGGGACGCCTCGTGAAGAAGATCATCGAAGCGCTGACCGTGCACACCTACCTCGAGAACGAGTGCATGTACCCGGAGGTTCGTGAACTTCTTCCCGACCTCGAAGACGACATCCTCGAATCGTATGAAGAACACCACGTCGCTGATGTGCTGGTGATGGAACTGGCGGCGATGAAACCCGACGACGAGCGTTTCACCGCCAAGACCACCGTTCTGATCGAGAACGTCGACCATCACATCGACGAGGAAGAGCAGGAGTGGTTCCCGAAGGTTCGAGAAGAGCTGGGACGCAAGCGCCTTCAAGAGATCGGCGCCCGGATGATCGAATTGCGGAAGAAGGCGCCGACCGCACCGCAACAGCCCGGAGCGCTGAAGAAGGCCGTACACGCGATGACCGCCTGA
- a CDS encoding beta-class carbonic anhydrase, producing the protein MTVTDEYLSNNSAYAAQFSGPLPLPPSKHVAVVACMDARLDVYRILGLQDGEAHVIRNAGGVVTDDEIRSLAISQRLLGTTEIILIHHTDCGMLTFTDDDFKRAIQDEIGIKPTWSAEAFGDLDEDVRNSLRRIERSPFITRTTSLRGFVFDVATGKLNEVLD; encoded by the coding sequence ATGACTGTCACAGACGAATACCTCAGCAACAACTCCGCCTACGCGGCGCAGTTCAGCGGCCCACTCCCGCTGCCGCCCAGCAAGCACGTCGCCGTGGTCGCCTGCATGGACGCCCGCCTCGACGTCTACCGCATCCTGGGCCTGCAGGACGGTGAAGCGCACGTCATCCGCAATGCGGGCGGCGTGGTCACCGACGACGAGATCCGCTCGCTGGCCATCAGCCAGCGACTGCTCGGTACCACGGAGATCATCCTGATCCACCACACCGACTGCGGGATGCTCACCTTCACCGACGACGATTTCAAACGGGCGATCCAGGACGAGATCGGCATCAAGCCGACCTGGTCCGCCGAGGCCTTCGGCGATCTCGACGAGGACGTCCGCAACTCGCTGCGCCGCATCGAACGCAGTCCCTTCATCACGCGCACCACCTCCCTGCGCGGATTCGTCTTCGACGTCGCGACCGGGAAACTGAACGAAGTGCTCGACTGA
- a CDS encoding zinc-dependent alcohol dehydrogenase, which yields MKAVTWQGKRKVAVDTVPDPRIEDATDAVIRVTSTAICGSDLHLYEVLGAYMSEGDILGHEPIGIVEEVGSAVTDLAVGDRIVVPFQISCGHCYMCELGLMTQCETTQVREQGSGAALFGYSKLYGQVPGGQAEYLRVPHADFTHIKVPPGPDDTRFLYLSDVLPTAWQAVEYADVPEGGSLTVLGLGPIGDMACRIAAQRGLKIFGVDRVPERLARAARFGVETIDLDAAGGKVADIIRDATQGRGTDAVIDAVGMEAHGSPVAATAQWSATLLPDAVAEKLMNTVGVDRLAALQLAIDIVRRGGTISLVGVYGGMVDPLPMRVLFDKQIQLRMGQANVKRWAEDILPLLGDDDPLGVETFATHRLPLASAPDAYEMFQRKTDGAVKVVLDPTA from the coding sequence ATGAAGGCAGTCACTTGGCAAGGCAAACGTAAAGTCGCCGTGGACACAGTGCCCGATCCCAGGATCGAGGACGCGACCGACGCCGTCATCCGGGTCACCTCCACCGCGATCTGCGGCTCGGATCTGCATCTGTACGAGGTGCTCGGGGCGTACATGAGCGAAGGCGACATACTCGGGCACGAACCGATCGGCATCGTCGAGGAGGTCGGCTCGGCGGTCACCGACCTCGCCGTCGGCGATCGCATCGTGGTTCCGTTCCAGATCAGCTGTGGTCACTGTTATATGTGCGAGCTCGGCCTGATGACGCAGTGTGAGACAACGCAGGTGCGCGAGCAGGGCAGCGGTGCGGCGCTGTTCGGTTACTCCAAGCTCTACGGTCAGGTCCCGGGCGGTCAGGCGGAATATCTGCGCGTACCGCACGCCGATTTCACCCATATCAAGGTCCCCCCGGGGCCCGACGACACCCGATTCCTCTACCTGTCCGACGTGCTGCCCACCGCGTGGCAGGCCGTCGAATACGCCGACGTGCCCGAGGGCGGCTCACTCACCGTGCTGGGTCTCGGCCCGATCGGCGATATGGCCTGCCGGATCGCCGCACAACGTGGACTGAAGATCTTCGGAGTCGACCGCGTGCCCGAACGGCTCGCTCGCGCTGCGCGTTTCGGAGTCGAGACCATCGACCTGGACGCCGCCGGCGGCAAGGTCGCCGACATCATCCGCGACGCCACCCAGGGGCGCGGCACCGATGCGGTGATCGACGCGGTCGGCATGGAAGCCCACGGTTCCCCGGTCGCCGCCACCGCGCAGTGGTCGGCCACGCTGCTACCGGACGCGGTGGCCGAAAAGCTCATGAACACGGTGGGCGTTGACCGCTTGGCCGCGCTGCAACTCGCCATCGATATCGTGCGGCGGGGTGGCACGATATCGCTGGTCGGGGTCTATGGCGGCATGGTCGATCCACTACCGATGCGAGTCCTGTTCGACAAGCAGATCCAGCTCCGCATGGGCCAAGCCAATGTCAAGCGATGGGCCGAGGACATCCTGCCGCTGCTGGGCGACGACGACCCGCTCGGCGTGGAAACCTTTGCCACCCACCGGCTCCCGCTGGCGTCCGCCCCCGATGCCTACGAGATGTTTCAGCGCAAGACCGACGGGGCCGTCAAAGTAGTCCTCGACCCCACCGCCTGA
- a CDS encoding enoyl-CoA hydratase/isomerase family protein gives MTANLHYQDKIAVLTLGADENRFSPDWLDTVNAHLDAVERDAQGLITTGSGKFYSNGLDLDWLMANGDRAEWYVGRVQELFARILTFPLPTIAAVNGHSFGAGAMLAIAHDYRVMREDRGYYCFPEVDINIPFTPGMAALIQAKLSAPAAVTAMTTGHRFSGPDALAAGLVDATAPDAEVLPTAVDRITPILGKNPATLAAIKTTMYSAVTAALR, from the coding sequence ATGACCGCGAACCTGCACTACCAGGACAAGATCGCCGTACTGACCCTCGGAGCCGACGAGAACCGTTTCTCCCCGGACTGGCTCGACACCGTCAACGCCCACCTCGACGCCGTCGAGCGCGACGCCCAAGGCCTGATCACCACCGGCAGCGGGAAGTTCTACTCCAACGGCCTCGACCTGGACTGGCTGATGGCCAACGGCGATCGCGCCGAGTGGTACGTCGGCCGCGTCCAGGAGTTGTTCGCCCGCATCCTGACTTTCCCGCTGCCCACCATCGCCGCGGTGAACGGCCACAGCTTCGGAGCGGGCGCGATGCTGGCCATCGCCCATGACTATCGCGTGATGCGAGAAGACCGCGGCTACTACTGCTTCCCCGAGGTCGACATCAACATCCCCTTCACCCCCGGCATGGCCGCCCTCATTCAGGCCAAACTCAGCGCACCGGCGGCGGTGACCGCCATGACCACCGGACACCGTTTCAGCGGACCGGACGCGCTGGCTGCCGGCCTCGTCGACGCCACCGCCCCCGACGCCGAGGTCCTCCCGACCGCCGTGGATCGGATCACCCCCATCCTCGGCAAGAACCCGGCCACGCTGGCCGCCATCAAAACCACCATGTACAGCGCAGTCACCGCGGCCCTGCGCTGA
- a CDS encoding cupin domain-containing protein, which yields MLHRPSTAETLDLLPHPEGGWFRETWRSAHTFDPTGYPGPRAAATGILFLLPANEQSIWHAVRSDELWMWHRGGPLELVLGGDGDTPATTETVILGPAIESGHRVQQLVPAGCWQAARPCGGEEVLVSCVVAPGFDFEDFRS from the coding sequence CTGCTGCATCGGCCATCGACCGCGGAGACCCTCGACCTCCTGCCGCATCCCGAGGGCGGTTGGTTTCGCGAAACCTGGCGCAGTGCACATACTTTCGATCCCACGGGCTATCCGGGCCCGCGGGCCGCGGCGACCGGCATCCTGTTCCTGCTTCCCGCGAACGAACAGTCGATCTGGCATGCGGTGCGCTCGGACGAACTCTGGATGTGGCACCGAGGCGGGCCACTGGAACTAGTGCTGGGCGGCGACGGCGACACACCCGCCACGACCGAGACGGTGATCCTCGGCCCCGCCATCGAGTCGGGGCACCGCGTGCAGCAACTGGTCCCGGCGGGTTGTTGGCAGGCGGCCCGGCCCTGCGGTGGCGAGGAGGTGTTGGTGAGCTGCGTAGTCGCGCCGGGCTTCGATTTCGAGGATTTCCGGAGCTGA